The Archaeoglobaceae archaeon genomic sequence TCCGTCTTTGCCAAGATCTCCTCCCAATCGCTTAGCTTTTCAGAAGTTGAAACAACAAAAATTGGAATGGAAGCGTTTTCAATAATTTCTTTTGCAGTCTCCAAGCTAACAGCCCTCCTTGAATTGCTTTTCACCACAACTCCTCCAAGATCAGCGTATCTTTCAACGATCTCGAGCTCTTTCAGGCTACGAATTCCGCAGATCTTAACGATCATTGCAGATCCCTACGAAGTTCCTGATCATTTTAACACCTTCTTCGGTCAAAACGCTCTCAGGATGGAACTGCACACCCTCTATTGTTCCTCTCCTGATCCCCATTATAACTCCGTCGTCGCTCATTGCAGTGACTTTGAAACCTTTCGGGACTTCAAGAATTGCTAAGGAATGGTATCTTCCAGCCAGAAATGGGTTCTTGACACCTTTAAATATCCCTTCTGAATCGTGTTTAACTATGGAAGCTTTTCCATGGACGGGCTTAACTTTACCAACCTTTCCACCGAAGACCTCGGCAATGATCTGATGACCCAAACAAACCCCAAGCACTGGAACTCCTATTTCAAAGAGAAACTCGAGCTCCCTATCTGGTTTGCCCGGGCCGGGAGAAATGACAATGCCATCAAAGCTTAATTTTTTGGCCTCTCTTGCATTTTCTCTGCTCAAAACCTTCACCCTGTCAAAGAATGAGAGATATTCGACGAGATTGTAAACGAAAGAGTCGTAGCAATCGATCACGAGGATCATAGACCCACCGCCTTCAAAACCTTTGAGATCTTGTTCTCGGTCTCGTAATACTCTCTTTCTGGCTTTGAATCCGCAACAATTCCCGCTCCCGCCCTAATCCTGCAAAGCTTGTTGAACTCGATCATTCTTATTGCGATTGCCATGTCAGAATTCTCAGAAAAGTAGCCAACCGCCCCACCATAGATCCCACGCCTTGATCTCTCAAGCTCGTCTATCAGCTCAACCGCCCTACGCTTTGGTGCTCCGGTGACTGTGCCAGCGGGAAATGCAGATCGCATGGCATCGAAATGCGTTGCATTTGGCTTCAGCTCTCCTACTACTTCGCTTTCTATGTGGATCACACTCGGATACGCAATTGCTTCCATAAATCTGCTCACCCTAACACTTCCCGCTCTGCAAACCCTTCTAACATCATTTCTTGCAAGATCTACAAGCATAACATGCTCCGCCCTCTCCTTTTCATCACTTAAAAGCTTCTGGATTGTTTTATCTTCTTCTCCAACAATTCTTTTCGCAGTTCCCGCTATCGGGTTGATCTTGAATATTCTTCCCTCAACTCTGCCCATTGTTTCTGGGGAGCTACCAATTAATGTCTTTTCAAACTCGAGAAGAAACATATAGGGACTTGGATTTAATTCTCTGAGCCTTAAGTATATCTCAAACGGATCCAGATCGCTTTTAACCTCGTATTCTCTCGAAAGGACGATCTGATAAACTTCCCCTTCTTCAATGTATTCCTTACCCTTTTCTACGATCTTCTCGAAGTATTGTTTATCTTCAACTTTCTCAATGCTTGCTCCACCTTCTTTCATTTCTATGCTTGCTCTCTTGGCTCTTTCAACGATCTTTTCAGCATTTTCAACGTTGTAGCTGAAAAGCTTTCCGAGATAATGATCGTAAACGAAGTAGGAGTCATAGCAGTTGAAGATCGACTTTTCCTCAACTTTTTTGCCAACAAATCCGAGCACAGCATCGTAGGCAATGTAACCAACAAGCATCCCCTTCACGTGGATGCTCTTTAAAGCTTCAAGAGGGTCGCTGATCTCTGCAACTACCTCACCATCAACTCTGAGTTTTTGATCGATCTCAACAGTGTAGAGCGGATCGAAGGAGAGGTAAGTGTATCTTGCATTCCCCGTTTTCTCTGCAGATTCGAGCATAAATGGAAACTCCCGCTCTCTTATTACTGAGTATAGCTTTACTGGATCGACATATTCGTGCTTTTGCATACGATCTCCTCCAGTTTTCTCAAAAATTCACCACTTTCAAGCTTTGAGTTGAAGATCTCCACGTTCTCTTTCAGATCTTCGTAGCCTAAAGCATAAAGAGCGGTTGCAAAGTTGATCGCTATGAACTTTTTATCTTCTTCTAAGCCCTGATTTGCAAAAACCGCCTTTATACGATTTGCCGAATCTTCGCTGTCTCTGCATGGAATTATCTTTGCCTCGCTTAACCCAAAATCAGCTGGGATTAGCTTTATTCTCTCAACGCTTCCTTCAACAATATATGCAACTGTCTCTCCACCCGGATTGACCTCGTCGAGCCCAGCACCATTGAAAACGATTCCCTTCCTGCCAAGCAGGCTGAGGGTTTCTGCAACGTCTCGTAAAATTTTTTCGTTCGAAACTCCGATGATCTGTCGCTCTGGGTTTGCGGGATTTACTAAAGGCCCAAGGATATTAAAAATAGTTCTGATCCTCAGCTTTTTTCTAACTCCAACTACCTTGGCAAATGCTTTGTGATAAAGGGGGGCAAATAGAAATGAAAAATTGGTTTCGTTGATCATTCTTCTCGCAAATTCTTCTGGCTGTTCTATTTTGATGCCAAGTTTCTCAAGAACGTCTGCTGAACCACTTTTCGAGCTCACAGCTCTGTTGCCATGCTTTGCAACAGGTTTGAACACTGAAACCGCAATTGCCACAGCTGTGCTCACGTTTATCGTGGCAGAGAGGTCTCCTCCAGTTCCGCAGGTGTCGAAGACCTTGCCAAGATTGAGCTTAACTTTATCAAGAATTGCCTTGCTAAAACCAGCAAGGATCTCAGCATTGTAACCCTTGAGCTCAAGTCCAGCAAGGATTGCAGAAATTTCGATCTCGTCCAGTTCTGGAAGCTTTGAAGCAATCTCATAGGCTTTTTCCATATCCAAATTTCCGAAAAGTGCCTCGATCATAATTTCGCCTCCACAAAAGTTCTGACGAATTGCTCAGTATTCTCAGCAAGCATGAAAGAAGTGCCAACAAGAATAGCATCAACAACTTTTAAGACTTTTAGGTCTTCAAGTTTGCCTATTCCACTTCCGCTAATCTTAAATGCATTTATTTTTGGCGAAAGTCTGAATGTTCTGCTCAAGTCCACATCTGAGGGATTAAAAATATCTCTATTGTTTATCAAAACCGTTTTAGCGTTTTCTACAAATTTAAGATCTTCTTCGTCAAAAACCTCCACCACAGGCTCTAAACCATGCTCAAAGCATAGATCCGCAAATTCTGGAGTCTTTTCTTTCAGAATCCTTACAATCAGGAGGAGTGCTCGAGCTTCAACTTCTGCGGTTCTTTCTATTTCTTCTTTGCTTTCTATGAAATCCTTTCTCAAAACTGGAAGCGTGGTCTCTTTGCATATTCTTCTTAGAGTTTCTATGTTCCCTCTAAAAGAGCTTGCGGTTATATATGAAATTCCTGAGCATCCCGCCCTTTCGTATGCCTTCAGAATTTCCAGAGGGTTCCTTCCTTTCAGCAGATCTCCCTTTGTTGATGAGAAAGTTTTTATTTCGCCTATCACCACATTTCTCCCTTTTTCCTCCCTCGTATACCTAAACCCAAAAGTAATCACCTAATCCCTTCATGAATGCTTATGCATTATAAGTGTATTTAAGCTTAACGCTCAGGAATTGAGAAGAGATAAATACCCTCTGTGAACTTAAATTCGTGGAGCTCTCCAGAATTCTGTGCTTTTTAATCCCGGCGATTCCAATAATCAGTATTTTTACAGCAATAACGGTCATTTTAGACTTTAATATTCCTGAAAACAGCATTAGAGAACTCGGAAGACTTAACACGACTGCAAATATGTTCAACTATTCTCTTATCCTTGCGGGAATTCTCGGAATATTTTTATCCTCTATGATCTACTTCAAAGTTTCAAACGCCTTAGGAAGGATAGCATTAAGCTTTCTAATCACCAGCTATGCCTTCACAACCCTAATAGGAGTTTTTCCGTTGGGAACTGAACTTCACAGCTCTCTTTGCTTGGGGTTATTGGTCTCGATTCTGCTAAGTATGAGTCTTTTAACTGGCTATCTGAACTCTACAAATACAAATTTATCCATTTTTAATGCCATACTTTTGTTTTTTGGCTCGATTGCTTTAATTTATAACATACTCTATGCAAAAAATATGATAGGGGCAGAAATTTTAGGACTTTTTTGCTTTACTATATGGCATTTCACGGTGTTGGTTCGACTTTCATAGAGTTTTAAGATGCATAAAATTTAACTACTGAAAACAAAGGAGGGATATGTTTGATCTTGTGATAAAAAATGGACTGTGCCTGATAAACGGCAACTTTTTGAGATACAACATCGGAGTTGAGGGGAATAGAATAGGCTATGTAGGTAAAGAAGATATAAAAGGAGAAGAAAAGATAAACGCTGAAGGCTGTTTTGTGCTTCCAGGCTTGTTTAACGCTCATACACATTCCGCAATGACTTTACTTAGGGGATACGCTGAAGGGCTCCCACTTAAAGATTGGCTTGAAAAAGTCTGGGAAATGGAAGCCAAGCTTGACGAAAAAGCGGTTTATTTGGGAGCGGAGCTCGCATGTGTTGAAATGCTGAAAAGCGGTATAACATGCTTTGCGGACATGTATATCCACATGGACGGCGTAGCGAGAGCGGTTGAAGAAACTGGAATAAGAGCGGTTCTCGGCTATGGAATGGCGAACAGAGGAAATGAGGATAGAGCAAAAGAGGAGCTGAGGATTGCAAAAGATTTCATCAAGAGATGGAATGGAAAAGAAAGAATAAAGTGCATTTTAACTCCGCATGCGGTTTACACATGCTCCAAAGATTTCCTTGCAAAGATCTCTGAAATTGCCAAAGAAAATGGATTTATAAAGCACATTCACGCTTCCGAGACTTTGTGGGAAGTAAAAGAGGCAAAAAGAAGATATGGAATGAGCCCTATTGAGCTTTTAGACTCAATTGGATTTCTTGACAGCAATACTGTTTTAGCCCATGGTGTTTGGCTTAGCGATAGCGACATGGAGTTAATATCGAAAAGCGGTGTGAGCGTTGCTCATTGTCCTTCAAGCAACCTCAAACTCTCTTCGGGAATAGCAAAAGTTGCTGAAATGCTTGAAAAAGGGATAAATGTCTGTCTTGGGACAGATGGTGCTGCGAGCAACAACATGCTGAATCTTTTCAATGAAATGCGGATCTCTGCATTGCTTCAGCAGTTGAGACGAAAATTCCTAAATCCTGCTGAATACCTGAAAATGGCCACAAGAAACGGCTACATGGCTTATGGAGTTGATGGAGGAGTAATTGAAGTCGGGAGACTTGCAGATCTCGTTGTAATGAAGATTGATTGCACACATTATCCACTATACAACCCGTTAAACTCGATTGTTTTCGCTTCTAAGGGTTCTGAAGTTAGAGATGTGATCATTGATGGTAATATTATTGTTGAGGATGGTCTACTTCTTAGAGTTGATGAGGATAAGGTATTAGAGGAATCGCTGAAATTACAAGAAAATCCTAACTATTATTATGAAAAAGTTTAATTACTCGAAAAACTAAATACATTTTGATGCCAAAAATCCCACTTACCTTGGTAAAGAAAGAAGTTAAGGAGACGAAAGAAGAAGAGGCTGAAAAGCTTGAACCCTATGAGAAGGAGGCAATAGAGGCAATAAAGGAGGCAAAAAAAGAAAAGAAGTTGCTGAGAACCAAAAAAGAAGTTGGGATTCTGGGACGAGAAAAAATAAAGGAATACAGCGTTGAAAAATATGGTCCAATGGTCGAATATTCTCCTCCACAAAACTGGAGGGTAGTGGAGGAATACTGGATTAAAGAACCCTACTGCAA encodes the following:
- a CDS encoding aminodeoxychorismate/anthranilate synthase component II, giving the protein MILVIDCYDSFVYNLVEYLSFFDRVKVLSRENAREAKKLSFDGIVISPGPGKPDRELEFLFEIGVPVLGVCLGHQIIAEVFGGKVGKVKPVHGKASIVKHDSEGIFKGVKNPFLAGRYHSLAILEVPKGFKVTAMSDDGVIMGIRRGTIEGVQFHPESVLTEEGVKMIRNFVGICNDR
- a CDS encoding anthranilate synthase component I; translated protein: MQKHEYVDPVKLYSVIREREFPFMLESAEKTGNARYTYLSFDPLYTVEIDQKLRVDGEVVAEISDPLEALKSIHVKGMLVGYIAYDAVLGFVGKKVEEKSIFNCYDSYFVYDHYLGKLFSYNVENAEKIVERAKRASIEMKEGGASIEKVEDKQYFEKIVEKGKEYIEEGEVYQIVLSREYEVKSDLDPFEIYLRLRELNPSPYMFLLEFEKTLIGSSPETMGRVEGRIFKINPIAGTAKRIVGEEDKTIQKLLSDEKERAEHVMLVDLARNDVRRVCRAGSVRVSRFMEAIAYPSVIHIESEVVGELKPNATHFDAMRSAFPAGTVTGAPKRRAVELIDELERSRRGIYGGAVGYFSENSDMAIAIRMIEFNKLCRIRAGAGIVADSKPEREYYETENKISKVLKAVGL
- the trpD gene encoding anthranilate phosphoribosyltransferase, with the translated sequence MIEALFGNLDMEKAYEIASKLPELDEIEISAILAGLELKGYNAEILAGFSKAILDKVKLNLGKVFDTCGTGGDLSATINVSTAVAIAVSVFKPVAKHGNRAVSSKSGSADVLEKLGIKIEQPEEFARRMINETNFSFLFAPLYHKAFAKVVGVRKKLRIRTIFNILGPLVNPANPERQIIGVSNEKILRDVAETLSLLGRKGIVFNGAGLDEVNPGGETVAYIVEGSVERIKLIPADFGLSEAKIIPCRDSEDSANRIKAVFANQGLEEDKKFIAINFATALYALGYEDLKENVEIFNSKLESGEFLRKLEEIVCKSTNMSIQ
- a CDS encoding indole-3-glycerol-phosphate synthase, with product MITFGFRYTREEKGRNVVIGEIKTFSSTKGDLLKGRNPLEILKAYERAGCSGISYITASSFRGNIETLRRICKETTLPVLRKDFIESKEEIERTAEVEARALLLIVRILKEKTPEFADLCFEHGLEPVVEVFDEEDLKFVENAKTVLINNRDIFNPSDVDLSRTFRLSPKINAFKISGSGIGKLEDLKVLKVVDAILVGTSFMLAENTEQFVRTFVEAKL
- a CDS encoding DUF998 domain-containing protein, translated to MELSRILCFLIPAIPIISIFTAITVILDFNIPENSIRELGRLNTTANMFNYSLILAGILGIFLSSMIYFKVSNALGRIALSFLITSYAFTTLIGVFPLGTELHSSLCLGLLVSILLSMSLLTGYLNSTNTNLSIFNAILLFFGSIALIYNILYAKNMIGAEILGLFCFTIWHFTVLVRLS
- a CDS encoding amidohydrolase codes for the protein MFDLVIKNGLCLINGNFLRYNIGVEGNRIGYVGKEDIKGEEKINAEGCFVLPGLFNAHTHSAMTLLRGYAEGLPLKDWLEKVWEMEAKLDEKAVYLGAELACVEMLKSGITCFADMYIHMDGVARAVEETGIRAVLGYGMANRGNEDRAKEELRIAKDFIKRWNGKERIKCILTPHAVYTCSKDFLAKISEIAKENGFIKHIHASETLWEVKEAKRRYGMSPIELLDSIGFLDSNTVLAHGVWLSDSDMELISKSGVSVAHCPSSNLKLSSGIAKVAEMLEKGINVCLGTDGAASNNMLNLFNEMRISALLQQLRRKFLNPAEYLKMATRNGYMAYGVDGGVIEVGRLADLVVMKIDCTHYPLYNPLNSIVFASKGSEVRDVIIDGNIIVEDGLLLRVDEDKVLEESLKLQENPNYYYEKV